Proteins found in one Paenibacillus dendritiformis genomic segment:
- a CDS encoding transposase, with amino-acid sequence MCNWESIGSVEQLERQFPTESACAAFLTQLKWPQGFVCPRCGHGHAYLIKTRRLPLHQCRACGYQASITTGTIMEGSRTSLRKWLTALWLVSRSDAGINAVQLRSIIQVTYKTAWLILHKIRAAISHSDANHPLPGVVQGIVAFYGRSIPSPIQLHPKECPLIIAESVTGSSSHTGRLKMKKVDPKHCSKKLLLPIGCDHFAAWHAENPDETYINRFHIQVRRNSRLYQTFRQAWRWMNDTFHGIGSKYLQAYLDEFSFRYNALAEHACTMQRLLHLCMSIAIRPLLPGASIHSLRGRSNNRKAA; translated from the coding sequence ATGTGCAATTGGGAGTCTATCGGGAGTGTCGAGCAATTGGAGCGCCAATTTCCTACGGAATCGGCCTGTGCTGCCTTTCTGACCCAATTGAAATGGCCTCAGGGCTTTGTCTGCCCACGCTGCGGGCATGGCCATGCCTATCTCATCAAAACCCGCCGCCTCCCTCTTCATCAATGCAGGGCCTGCGGATATCAGGCCTCCATAACAACGGGAACCATCATGGAGGGCAGCCGTACTTCCCTTCGGAAGTGGCTTACCGCGCTGTGGCTCGTCTCTCGTTCAGATGCAGGAATTAACGCAGTCCAACTGCGATCGATCATTCAAGTCACCTACAAGACAGCTTGGTTAATCCTGCATAAGATCAGAGCTGCAATAAGTCATAGCGACGCTAATCACCCCCTTCCCGGCGTTGTTCAGGGCATTGTGGCGTTCTACGGACGTTCCATCCCGTCCCCCATCCAGCTTCATCCGAAAGAATGTCCATTGATTATCGCGGAATCGGTGACCGGTTCTTCTTCCCATACTGGGAGATTAAAAATGAAGAAAGTGGATCCAAAACATTGTAGCAAAAAACTTTTGCTGCCAATCGGCTGCGACCATTTTGCAGCATGGCATGCGGAAAATCCAGATGAAACCTACATCAACCGATTCCATATCCAAGTACGCCGGAACAGCCGCTTATATCAGACTTTCCGCCAAGCCTGGCGCTGGATGAACGATACATTTCATGGTATTGGGTCAAAATATTTGCAGGCTTATTTGGACGAATTTAGCTTTCGATATAATGCACTCGCTGAGCACGCCTGCACTATGCAGCGGCTTCTTCACCTGTGCATGTCGATAGCGATCCGGCCACTCCTTCCTGGCGCCTCCATTCATTCTCTTCGCGGTCGTTCTAACAACCGGAAGGCCGCTTAA